In one Hymenobacter sp. DG25B genomic region, the following are encoded:
- a CDS encoding B12-binding domain-containing protein — translation MSAKLAQKTARTLIETTDEVAHAAFRAYQAVAGHAALNESEKLPEIQNQIYPLAMAIQMDSAPLFDTHIAQLRKQDSSPARDQELIAQLVALKQVLSQRLPITAYILAAKYLNDAIGYLSESLPTVEQPLVTFPMPDNPLADLAHRYLDTLLAADRQVAIQLIVDEARSGTDVRAIYEHVLMPVQWEVGERWHSRAITVAQEHFCTATTELAAAQLYPFRHSQPRNGRMAVVTTVAGDLHGMGARVLADYLEMEGWKVYYLGVNTPTDSLLNLLQDLRPDLLAMAASMPQHLAVIRELLAAKELAAELSQIKVLVGGAAFSTDPEAWRTTGADAYAATPAKAVEWAKAVFSTAG, via the coding sequence ATGAGTGCCAAGCTTGCCCAAAAAACCGCCCGTACCCTCATCGAAACAACCGATGAAGTAGCGCATGCAGCCTTTCGTGCTTACCAGGCCGTCGCCGGCCATGCTGCACTGAATGAATCTGAGAAGCTGCCCGAAATCCAGAACCAGATTTACCCCCTGGCCATGGCTATCCAAATGGACAGTGCGCCCTTGTTTGATACCCACATTGCGCAATTGCGCAAACAGGACAGTAGCCCTGCCCGCGACCAGGAGCTTATTGCCCAGCTGGTGGCCCTGAAGCAAGTGCTTTCCCAACGCCTGCCCATCACGGCCTATATTCTGGCCGCCAAATATCTGAACGACGCCATTGGCTACCTGAGTGAGTCGCTGCCCACGGTGGAGCAACCACTGGTAACTTTTCCCATGCCGGATAACCCGCTGGCTGATCTGGCGCACCGGTACCTGGATACGCTATTGGCTGCCGACCGCCAGGTTGCTATTCAACTGATTGTGGATGAGGCGCGAAGCGGCACCGATGTGCGCGCTATTTACGAGCATGTATTGATGCCCGTGCAGTGGGAAGTGGGCGAGCGGTGGCACAGCAGGGCTATTACGGTGGCGCAGGAACACTTCTGCACGGCTACTACCGAGCTGGCTGCTGCCCAGCTGTATCCCTTCCGGCACAGCCAGCCCCGCAACGGACGCATGGCCGTTGTAACTACCGTGGCCGGCGACCTGCACGGAATGGGAGCCCGGGTTTTAGCCGATTATCTGGAGATGGAGGGGTGGAAAGTTTACTACCTGGGCGTAAATACCCCTACCGACAGTCTCCTGAATTTGCTGCAGGACCTGCGACCTGATTTACTGGCTATGGCCGCCTCCATGCCGCAGCACCTGGCGGTAATCCGCGAGCTGCTGGCTGCCAAAGAGCTGGCTGCCGAATTAAGCCAGATAAAAGTGCTGGTAGGCGGCGCCGCGTTCAGCACCGACCCCGAAGCCTGGCGGACTACGGGCGCCGATGCCTATGCTGCCACGCCCGCAAAAGCCGTAGAGTGGGCAAAAGCGGTTTTTTCTACTGCTGGTTAG